The nucleotide sequence CGGGGCGTTCGTTCGTTGCGTGGGCGCTGTGGATTTCCAAATCGCGGGTGATTGATTTTTACAGGGTTCAGGGACGATCACGAATTGTTTTCTCGGACGAATTGCTCGGACGGCTGGCTGACACGATTGCCAGTCAGGCTGACGGCCGAAGTCGACGGCGCGAAGCGTTGGAGGCCTGTCTGGATGAACTCCCGCCAAGGTCACGCCGACTGCTCGACTTGCGGTATGTGGAAGAGTTATCAGCCGAAGAAACGGCTCGAGAAATCGGTTCCACCGGTAGCTCGGTGCGCGTTCTGTTGTCGCGCGTGCGGAATGCTCTTGCTGGTTGCATTGAGCGACGAATCGCGATGGAGAATTCGTGATGTCCGTCGACAATGACTTGATCGATCGCATTCTCGAAGGAGAGGTGTCCGACGAGGAGGCCGCGGAGTTGCAGAGTTGGCTTCAGGATCAAGAAAACCTCGAACGATTTGCGCTTCGTGCCGAGTTGCATTCGGGCTTGCGGCGTTCTCTGCAGCGACAGCTTATTCAGAAGAATGCACTGGATGCGAGCGAAGATAATCATGTCGCTGCGTTCGATTCATCGCAGGAGAAACGACAGGCGTCGGTTCTCCAGTCGCGAAGGACACTGGGGCTGGGCATAACGGGGCTCGTGACGGCGGCCAGCATTCTCTTTGCCTTCGTGTGGCCTGAAGCCGAATCTGTGCCAAAACAAAAGGTTGCTGCGGCGGCTAAGATCGTGGGTAACGTC is from Crateriforma conspicua and encodes:
- a CDS encoding sigma-70 family RNA polymerase sigma factor, giving the protein MDENKKREDFTQNWLEAEPSVSAYVFASISGFHDAEDVVQKIAQELARRFDEYDSGRSFVAWALWISKSRVIDFYRVQGRSRIVFSDELLGRLADTIASQADGRSRRREALEACLDELPPRSRRLLDLRYVEELSAEETAREIGSTGSSVRVLLSRVRNALAGCIERRIAMENS